The Brassica napus cultivar Da-Ae chromosome C7, Da-Ae, whole genome shotgun sequence genome has a segment encoding these proteins:
- the LOC111203373 gene encoding soluble inorganic pyrophosphatase 2-like — protein sequence MIIVNCEHFDMADNKDGVTPKGSAAFPLRNPNVTLNERNFAAFTHRSAAAHPWHDLEIGPEAPAVFNCVVEISKGGKVKYELDKNSGLIKVDRVLYSSIVYPHNYGFIPRTICEDSDPIDVLVLMQEPVLTGSFLRARAIGLMPMIDQGEKDDKIIAVCADDPEFRHYRDIKELPPHRLAEIRRFFEDYKKNENKKVAVEGFLPAQAAIDAIKDSMDLYAAYIKAGLQR from the exons ATGATTATCGTAAATTG TGAGCATTTCGATATGGCTGATAACAAGGATGGAGTAACCCCCAAGGGCTCTGCTGCTTTCCCTCTGAGGAACCCTAACGTTACTCTTAACGAGAGGAATTTCGCAGCCTTCACACACAGATCAGCTGCTGCTCATCCATGGCACGACTTGGAGATTG GCCCGGAAGCTCCTGCAGTTTTCAACTGC GTTGTTGAAATTAGCAAAGGTGGCAAGGTGAAGTACGAGCTAGACAAGAACAGTGGCCTTATTAAG GTTGATCGTGTTCTGTACTCATCCATTGTGTACCCACACAACTACGGCTTCATTCCCCGAACCATTTGTGAGGACAGTGACCCTATTGATGTCCTGGTACTCATGCAG GAGCCTGTGCTGACTGGATCGTTCCTCCGTGCCCGTGCTATTGGTTTAATGCCCATGATCGATCAG GGTGAAAAAGACGACAAGATCATCGCAGTCTGTGCTGATGATCCAGAGTTCCGTCACTACAGAGACATCAAAGAGCTTCCTCCTCACCGTCTAGCTGAGATCCGCCGCTTCTTCGAGGACT ACAAGAAGAACGAGAACAAGAAAGTTGCTGTCGAAGGTTTCCTCCCAGCTCAAGCTGCCATCGACGCAATTAAGGACTCCAT GGATCTTTACGCAGCTTACATCAAAGCTGGCCTGCAGCGTTAA
- the LOC111203372 gene encoding nucleolar complex-associated protein 2, protein MGTKGMDQISEKKRGKNKLKKAEDVVDGTPMDDMSDKKRGKNKLKSKKQEAEEHEEQLKRLKETQAEFFEYMKEHDEDLLKFDAAEFEDDADAETDLEDTEKQGDDETTNLEVAKKANERKTITAAMVDSWCKLIKEDAKLGAVRSILRAYRTACHYGDDTGDDPSAKFSVMSSAVFNKIMIFVLSEMDGILRKLLRLPATGGMKDTIMELTNTRPWKNYNHLVKSYLGNSLHVLNQMTDQGMISFTLRRLKHSSVFLSAFPSLLRKYIKVALHFWGTGSSSISVVSLLFLRDLCIRLGTDCVDDCIKGMYKAYVLNCQFVNAVKLQHISFLGNCFIELLGTDISASYQHAFVFIRQLAMILREALNTKTKEAFRKVYQWKFIHCLELWTGAVCSYSSQSELRPVAYPLAQIISGVARLVPTARYIPLRLRCVSMLNRIAASTGTFIPVSMLLMDMLDMKELNRPPTGGVGKGVDLRTLLKVSKPAVKTRAFQEACVYSVVEELVEHLTQWSYSVAFFELSSIPTLRLRSFYKSTKAERFRKEMKQLISQIEANSEFVNKKRACVGFQPNEPAAASFLEDEKKAAESPLSQYAVIIRQRAKQRNESLVESDVIVGEDSAVFGKNAPSSDEEEDEADRNEKGAAAFSSSWLPGSDSKEREAEEEEEKKKPKKRKRKSQAEKKQVEEGAGEDDVVEDFVFSSDEEDDLFDIEGDKDEEDDVDDDAADEIAEPETKKTSKKTKGTYKTWHKNYKKTKNKKKARVA, encoded by the exons ATGGGTACCAAAG GAATGGATCAGATAAGCGAGAAAAAGCGTGGAAAGAACAAGTTGAAGAAAGCAGAGGATGTAGTAGACGGTACACCAATGGATGATATGAGCGATAAGAAGCGTGGAAAGAACAAGTTGAAATCCAAGaaacaagaagctgaagagcATGAAGAACAGCTTAAACGGCTAAAAGAAACA CAAGCTGAGTTTTTTGAGTATATGAAAGAGCATGATGAGGATCTTCTCAAGTTTGATGCTGCTGAGTTTGAG GATGATGCTGATGCTGAGACTGACTTGGAAGACACTGAGAAGCAAGGTGATGATGAAACCACCAACCTGGAAGTTGCAAAGAAAGCAAACGAGCGGAAGACGATCACAGCAGCCATGGTGGACTCATGGTGTAAGTTAATCAAAGAAGACGCGAAGCTAGGCGCGGTGCGTTCTATCTTGAGAGCTTATAGAACCGCATGTCACTACGGTGATGATACCGGAGACGACCCGTCTGCAAAGTTCAGCGTTATGTCGAGCGCTGTGTTCAACAAGATAATGATATTCGTTCTGAGTGAGATGGATGGGATTCTTAGGAAGCTGTTGAGGCTTCCTGCAACTGGAGGAATGAAGGATACTATCATGGAGCTGACTAACACAAGGCCTTGGAAGAACTATAATCACTTGGTCAAATCATATCTTGGGAACTCGCTTCACGTCCTGAACCAGATGACTGACCAAGGGATGATATCGTTTACTCTCAGGCGGTTGAAACACTCGTCAGTCTTTCTATCTGCCTTTCCAAGCCTCCTTAGGAAATATATTAAG GTTGCACTTCATTTCTGGGGAACCGGCAGCAGCTCCATCTCCGTTGTCTCGCTGCTTTTTCTGAGAGACTTGTGCATACGCCTTGGAACTGACTGTGTGGATGACTGCATCAAGGGAATGTACAAGGCCTATGTGTTGAACTGCCAGTTTGTAAACGCTGTTAAGCTGCAGCATATCTCCTTTCTTGGTAACTGTTTCATCGAGCTTCTCGGCACGGACATCTCAGCTTCTTACCAGCATGCATTCGTCTTCATAAGGCAACTCGCAATGATTCTACGTGAAGCGCtcaacacaaaaacaaaa GAAGCGTTTAGGAAAGTGTACCAGTGGAAGTTCATCCACTGTCTTGAGCTTTGGACCGGTGCTGTTTGTTCCTACAGCTCCCAGTCTGAGCTCAGACCAGTTGCTTACCCACTGGCGCAAATAATCTCCGGTGTAGCACGGCTTGTTCCCACTGCTCGCTATATTCCACTCAGACTAAGATGCGTTAGTATGCTAAACCGGATCGCTGCTTCGACCGGTACCTTTATACCAGTCTCAATGCTTCTTATGGACATGTTGGACATGAAAGAGCTCAATAGACCTCCCACTGGTGGTGTTGGCAAAGGTGTCGATCTACGCACGCTACTCAAGGTGAGTAAACCGGCGGTGAAGACGAGAGCGTTTCAGGAGGCGTGTGTTTACTCTGTAGTGGAGGAGCTTGTGGAGCATTTGACTCAGTGGAGCTATTCGGTGGCTTTCTTTGAGCTGTCATCTATTCCGACCTTGAGGCTGCGTAGCTTTTACAAGTCCACTAAAGCTGAGAGGTTTAGGAAAGAGATGAAGCAGCTCATTAGCCAG ATTGAAGCTAACTCAGAGTTTGTCAACAAAAAGAGAGCGTGTGTTGGTTTTCAACCCAATGAGCCTGCTGCTGCATCATTCCTTGAG GATGAAAAGAAGGCAGCTGAAAGCCCTCTATCGCAATATGCAGTGATTATCCGCCAAAGAGCGAAGCAAAGAAACGAATCACTGGTGGAATCAGA TGTTATTGTGGGAGAGGACTCAGCGGTGTTTGGGAAAAACGCACCAAGCAgcgatgaggaagaagatgaagcagaTAGGAACGAAAAGGGTGCTGCAGCTTTCAGTTCCTCCTGGTTACCTGGAAGTGACTCCAA AGAAAGAgaggcagaggaagaagaagagaagaagaaaccaaagaaaCGTAAGAGGAAGAGTCAAGCAGAGAAGAAGCAAGTTGAGGAAGGTGCAGGAGAAGATGATGTTGTGGAAGATTTTGTGTTCAGTTCTGATGAAGAGGATGATCTGTTTGATATAGAAGGAGACAAAGATGAGGAGGAcgatgttgatgatgatgcagCAGATGAGATTGCAGAGCCTGAGACAAAGAAGACCTCTAAGAAGACCAAGGGCACCTATAAGACCTGGCATAAGAACTACAAGAAGacgaagaataagaagaaggcTCGAGTGGCTTAG